The following proteins are encoded in a genomic region of Stutzerimonas balearica DSM 6083:
- a CDS encoding alpha/beta fold hydrolase, which yields MSRYATVSTPVLDIAYLEWNPRGQQVAVLVHGWPDCPEGWEPVAERLAAAGYRVLCPTLRGFGQTRFTDPLTPRSGQLAALGRDLLDFIDALRLDQPVLVGHDWGARAVANACGLRHHAAARLVMLAVGYGTNDPNQHISLSQARNYWYHWYMATPRGEQAVVEDRAAFTRLLWDTWSPAGWYAEADFVQALEAFDNLDWAAVVLHSYRHRWGFVDGDPAYASDEALLQPAPVLAVPTLVLHGEADTCNAPETSAGREDSFSGPYHRQLLPGVGHFPQREAPDQVAEAILAFCQHV from the coding sequence ATGAGTCGTTACGCCACGGTCAGCACACCCGTGCTGGATATCGCTTATCTCGAATGGAACCCCCGCGGCCAGCAGGTGGCCGTGCTTGTACACGGCTGGCCGGATTGCCCCGAAGGCTGGGAGCCCGTGGCCGAGCGCCTGGCCGCAGCGGGCTACCGGGTGCTCTGCCCGACGCTGCGCGGCTTCGGCCAGACGCGCTTCACTGATCCGCTGACCCCACGCAGCGGCCAGCTCGCCGCGCTGGGCCGTGACCTGCTGGATTTCATCGACGCATTGCGCCTCGACCAGCCGGTGCTGGTCGGCCACGACTGGGGCGCACGGGCGGTGGCCAATGCCTGCGGGCTGCGCCATCACGCCGCCGCACGGCTGGTAATGCTCGCGGTGGGCTACGGCACCAATGACCCGAACCAGCACATCTCGCTCAGCCAGGCTCGCAACTACTGGTACCACTGGTACATGGCCACCCCGCGCGGCGAGCAGGCGGTAGTTGAGGATCGCGCGGCCTTCACGCGGCTGCTGTGGGATACCTGGTCACCGGCCGGCTGGTACGCCGAGGCGGATTTCGTCCAGGCACTGGAGGCATTCGACAACCTGGACTGGGCTGCCGTGGTACTGCATTCCTATCGCCACCGCTGGGGCTTCGTCGACGGCGATCCTGCCTATGCATCGGACGAGGCGCTGCTGCAACCGGCCCCGGTGCTCGCCGTGCCGACGCTGGTGCTGCACGGCGAGGCCGATACCTGCAACGCACCGGAAACCTCGGCCGGGCGTGAGGACTCGTTCAGCGGCCCATACCACCGACAGCTGTTGCCCGGCGTCGGCCACTTCCCCCAGCGCGAGGCGCCCGACCAAGTGGCCGAGGCGATCCTCGCGTTCTGTCAGCACGTATAG
- a CDS encoding phosphomannomutase/phosphoglucomutase, which yields MPKLTCFKAYDIRGRLGDELNDEIAYRIGRAYAQFLSAKRVVIGGDVRLSSEPLKRALAAGLMDAGCDVIDLGMTGTEEVYFAAFHLDVDGGIEVTASHNPIDFNGMKLVRRGARPISGDSGLREIQRLAEENDFAAVSIRGSLSQASCLQAYTDHLLGYINAPALKPLKLVVNSGNGAAGHVIDALEQRFEKLEFPLQFIKVNHQPDGSFPNGIPNPLLPENRAATADAVKAHAADMGIAWDGDFDRCFLFDEKGGFIEGYYIVGLLAEAFLKKEPGAKIIHDPRLTWNTVDICEQNGGQAVQSKTGHAFIKERMCKENAIYGGEMSAHHYFRDFAYCDSGMIPWLLVAELMSRDCKPLSELVGARMAAYPCSGEINYTVADAKAVIAAVQAHYEQECPLLDTADGLSLEFADWRMNMRMSNTEPLLRLNVESRADAELVTKQVAAIERIISAG from the coding sequence ATGCCTAAGCTAACCTGCTTCAAAGCCTACGATATTCGCGGGCGCCTCGGTGACGAACTCAACGACGAAATCGCATATCGCATCGGGCGCGCTTATGCACAGTTCCTTTCCGCCAAGCGTGTGGTTATAGGTGGGGATGTGCGTCTGTCCAGCGAGCCGCTCAAGCGAGCCTTGGCCGCCGGCTTGATGGATGCCGGGTGCGATGTCATCGATCTAGGGATGACCGGCACCGAGGAAGTGTATTTCGCTGCTTTTCATCTTGACGTGGATGGCGGGATCGAAGTCACTGCCAGTCACAATCCCATTGACTTCAACGGTATGAAGTTGGTGCGCCGTGGTGCGCGGCCAATCAGCGGCGATAGCGGGCTAAGGGAGATCCAGCGCCTGGCTGAGGAAAATGACTTCGCTGCGGTTTCAATACGGGGCAGTCTCAGTCAAGCATCCTGCCTCCAGGCCTATACCGACCACTTGCTCGGCTACATCAACGCTCCTGCGCTCAAGCCCCTCAAGTTGGTAGTCAATTCCGGAAACGGTGCTGCTGGCCACGTTATCGACGCGCTGGAACAGCGCTTTGAGAAGCTTGAATTTCCGCTGCAGTTCATAAAGGTGAACCACCAGCCAGACGGCTCCTTTCCCAACGGCATACCGAACCCGCTGCTGCCGGAAAATCGAGCGGCGACCGCCGATGCTGTGAAGGCCCACGCCGCAGACATGGGGATCGCCTGGGATGGCGACTTTGATCGGTGTTTCCTGTTTGACGAAAAGGGCGGATTCATCGAGGGGTATTACATCGTTGGCTTGCTCGCTGAAGCCTTCCTGAAGAAGGAGCCGGGGGCAAAAATCATCCACGACCCGCGGCTGACCTGGAATACCGTCGATATTTGTGAACAGAACGGCGGTCAGGCCGTCCAGAGCAAGACGGGGCATGCGTTTATCAAGGAGCGCATGTGCAAGGAAAACGCCATTTATGGCGGCGAGATGAGCGCCCATCACTACTTTCGCGACTTCGCCTATTGCGACAGCGGCATGATCCCCTGGTTGCTGGTCGCGGAGCTTATGAGTCGTGACTGCAAGCCGCTGTCCGAGCTTGTCGGCGCGCGTATGGCTGCCTACCCCTGCAGCGGGGAGATCAACTACACAGTCGCTGACGCGAAGGCGGTGATCGCCGCCGTCCAGGCGCACTACGAACAGGAATGCCCTCTCCTGGATACTGCCGATGGCCTCAGCCTCGAATTTGCCGACTGGCGAATGAACATGCGCATGTCCAATACCGAGCCACTGCTGCGGCTGAATGTCGAGTCTCGAGCAGATGCCGAGCTTGTAACCAAGCAGGTCGCTGCCATTGAACGGATCATCTCTGCCGGATAA
- the ihfB gene encoding integration host factor subunit beta, producing MTKSELIERIVSQQGMLSSKDVELAIKTMLEQMAQALATGERIEIRGFGSFSLHYRAPRIGRNPKTGQSVSLDGKYVPHFKPGKELRDRVNEE from the coding sequence ATGACCAAGTCGGAGTTGATCGAACGAATCGTGAGCCAGCAGGGCATGCTCTCGTCGAAGGACGTCGAGCTCGCCATCAAGACCATGCTCGAGCAGATGGCCCAGGCCCTCGCCACCGGTGAAAGGATCGAGATCCGTGGCTTCGGTAGCTTTTCCCTCCATTACCGCGCCCCCCGCATCGGCCGCAACCCCAAGACCGGCCAGTCCGTCAGCCTCGACGGCAAGTACGTGCCGCACTTCAAGCCGGGGAAGGAGCTGCGGGATCGGGTGAATGAGGAGTAA
- a CDS encoding CaiB/BaiF CoA transferase family protein produces the protein MNDRQTAHLPLHGLKVIEMGQLIAGPFASKLLGEFGADVIKIEPPGVGDPLRKWRKLKDGTSLWWHVQSRNKRSVTLDLKAAEGQEIVRQLVAEADILVENFRPGTLEEWGLGWDELSKLNPRLIMLRISGYGQTGPYRDLPGFGVIGEAMGGLRHLSGYPGQPPVRVGVSIGDSLSSLYGVIGVLLALQERNRSGQGQEIDVALYESVFAMMESLVPEYDAFGYVREPAGSALPGITPSNSYLCNDGAYVLIAGNGDSIYKRLMTLMGRQDLADDPRFAHNDGRAQHAELIDAAIGEWTIQHSRDEVIEALKGARVPAGYPYTAADIVKDPHYLARQMIEQVQTFAGPLKVPGVLPKLSRTPGRIGEGGPQLGEHTDDVLAGLGLTDEQRQGLRERGII, from the coding sequence ATGAACGACAGGCAAACAGCGCATCTGCCGCTGCACGGGCTCAAGGTCATAGAGATGGGCCAACTGATCGCCGGCCCTTTCGCCAGCAAGTTGCTCGGTGAATTCGGCGCCGACGTGATCAAGATCGAGCCGCCTGGCGTCGGCGACCCGCTGCGCAAGTGGCGCAAGCTCAAGGACGGCACCTCGCTCTGGTGGCATGTGCAATCGCGCAACAAGCGCTCGGTAACGCTGGATCTCAAGGCCGCGGAAGGCCAGGAAATCGTCCGCCAGCTGGTGGCCGAAGCCGACATCCTGGTGGAGAACTTCCGCCCCGGCACGCTGGAAGAATGGGGCCTGGGCTGGGATGAGCTGTCGAAGCTGAACCCTCGGCTGATCATGCTGCGCATTTCCGGCTACGGACAGACCGGACCTTATCGCGACCTGCCGGGCTTCGGCGTGATCGGCGAAGCCATGGGCGGCCTGCGTCACCTGTCCGGCTATCCGGGCCAGCCGCCGGTGCGGGTCGGCGTCAGCATCGGCGATTCGCTGTCCTCGCTGTATGGCGTGATCGGTGTATTGCTCGCCCTGCAGGAGCGCAACCGTAGCGGCCAGGGCCAGGAGATCGACGTGGCGCTGTACGAGTCGGTGTTCGCCATGATGGAAAGCCTCGTACCCGAATACGACGCCTTCGGCTATGTACGCGAGCCGGCTGGCAGTGCCCTGCCCGGCATCACGCCGTCCAATTCCTATTTGTGCAACGACGGCGCTTACGTCCTGATCGCCGGCAATGGCGACAGCATCTACAAGCGCCTGATGACCCTGATGGGCCGCCAGGACCTCGCCGATGACCCGCGCTTCGCCCACAACGACGGCCGCGCCCAGCACGCCGAGCTGATCGATGCCGCCATCGGCGAATGGACCATCCAGCACAGCCGCGACGAGGTGATCGAAGCACTCAAGGGCGCCCGCGTGCCGGCCGGCTATCCCTACACCGCCGCCGATATCGTCAAGGACCCGCACTACCTGGCGCGGCAGATGATCGAGCAGGTGCAGACCTTTGCCGGCCCGCTCAAGGTGCCGGGTGTGCTGCCCAAGCTATCTCGCACGCCGGGGCGCATCGGCGAAGGCGGCCCGCAACTGGGCGAGCACACCGACGATGTGCTGGCCGGCCTCGGCCTCACCGATGAACAACGCCAGGGCCTACGCGAACGCGGGATCATCTGA
- a CDS encoding mannose-1-phosphate guanylyltransferase/mannose-6-phosphate isomerase, whose translation MKLIPVIMSGGVGSRLWPVSREAHPKPFMPLPDGQNLLHKTFVRAASLPGVVEVMTVTNQELFFKTEDEYGQAGFADVPQSFILEPFGRNTAAAVAAAAIQLEDAHGPDAHMLVLAADHLIADHSAFSEAVGKAQALAAKGWLVTFGIRPEYPETGFGYIEADNQASLGEGLKVARFVEKPNLTTAQEYLAAGNYFWNSGMFCFRVGSLLEELHKHAADVLEAVRVALDHSRLSISGSRRCLRLDAKQFAAVPDISIDYALMERSERVATVPCDIGWSDIGSWNAMGELTAADASGNRLEGEVLVHGAHNNYVQSPERLTALVGVEDLIVVDTPDAVLVAHKDHAQDVKHIVSQLKKSGHDAHLMHRTVHRPWGTYTTLEEGERFKIKRIVVKPGASLSLQMHHHRSEHWIVVSGMARVVNDERELLLDTNESTFIRAGHKHRLENPGVIDLVLIEVQSGDYLGEDDIVRFEDIYGRAPQAGKSQ comes from the coding sequence ATGAAGTTGATACCTGTAATCATGTCCGGTGGCGTTGGCAGCCGGCTCTGGCCCGTATCGCGCGAGGCACATCCCAAGCCTTTCATGCCTCTGCCGGATGGCCAGAACCTGCTGCATAAAACCTTCGTACGAGCTGCCTCCCTCCCGGGCGTCGTAGAGGTCATGACGGTTACCAATCAGGAACTGTTCTTCAAGACTGAGGACGAATACGGGCAGGCCGGCTTTGCCGATGTCCCCCAGAGCTTCATTCTTGAGCCTTTCGGCCGGAACACCGCGGCGGCCGTAGCGGCCGCGGCGATCCAGTTGGAAGATGCTCATGGCCCAGACGCCCATATGCTTGTGCTGGCGGCGGATCACCTGATTGCCGATCACTCGGCTTTCTCTGAAGCGGTCGGCAAAGCTCAGGCCCTAGCGGCAAAAGGCTGGTTGGTAACCTTCGGCATCAGACCTGAGTATCCGGAAACCGGCTTTGGTTACATCGAAGCTGACAACCAGGCTTCGCTGGGAGAGGGGCTAAAGGTCGCGCGCTTCGTTGAAAAACCGAACCTGACCACTGCACAGGAGTACCTGGCGGCAGGTAATTATTTTTGGAATTCCGGCATGTTCTGCTTCCGGGTAGGAAGCTTGCTGGAGGAGTTGCACAAGCATGCCGCTGATGTGCTCGAGGCGGTGCGCGTCGCGCTCGATCACTCTCGCCTGAGCATCAGCGGTAGTCGCCGCTGTCTCCGCCTCGATGCCAAACAGTTCGCCGCCGTGCCGGACATTTCCATCGACTACGCACTGATGGAGCGCTCGGAGCGGGTCGCCACCGTACCCTGCGACATCGGCTGGAGCGATATCGGCTCCTGGAATGCCATGGGCGAGCTCACCGCGGCGGATGCCAGCGGCAACCGCCTGGAAGGCGAAGTGCTGGTGCATGGGGCGCACAACAACTACGTACAGAGTCCTGAGCGGCTGACCGCCCTGGTCGGCGTGGAAGACCTGATTGTCGTGGATACCCCCGATGCCGTGCTGGTCGCCCACAAGGATCATGCGCAGGACGTCAAGCACATCGTCAGTCAACTGAAGAAGAGTGGCCACGACGCGCACCTGATGCACCGTACCGTCCACCGTCCCTGGGGAACCTATACCACCCTGGAAGAAGGCGAGCGCTTCAAGATCAAGCGCATCGTAGTCAAGCCAGGCGCTTCTCTGTCGCTGCAGATGCACCACCACCGCAGCGAGCACTGGATCGTGGTCAGCGGCATGGCCCGTGTTGTTAATGACGAGCGCGAGCTGCTGCTCGATACCAACGAGTCCACCTTCATTCGGGCCGGGCACAAGCATCGCCTGGAGAATCCGGGGGTGATCGATCTGGTGTTGATCGAAGTGCAGAGCGGCGACTATCTCGGCGAGGACGATATTGTGCGCTTCGAGGATATCTATGGGCGTGCACCGCAAGCGGGTAAGAGCCAATGA
- a CDS encoding TRAP transporter substrate-binding protein, giving the protein MLSNKLKALACALSFTVAGLVHAADPVTIKFAHVVADNTPKGQGALLFKKLAEERLPGKVKVEVYPNSSLFGDGKEMEALLLGDVHMLAPSLAKFEHYAKAIQIYDLPFLFDDLAAADRFQSGPQGKALLRAMEDKNITGLAYWHNGMKQLSANKPLREPKDARGLKFRVQASAVLDEQFKAVRANPRKMSFAEVYQGLQTGVVNGTENTWSNYESQKVHEVQPYMTASDHGLIDYMVITNTKFWNGLPEDVRGELETIMEEVTAEVNRQADDLNQQARQAIAASGKTEIIELTPEQRAQWREAMKPVWKKFQNDIGAELIEAAQAANRS; this is encoded by the coding sequence ATGCTGAGTAACAAGCTCAAGGCACTCGCCTGCGCGCTTTCTTTCACCGTTGCCGGGCTGGTGCATGCCGCCGATCCCGTGACCATCAAATTCGCCCACGTAGTGGCGGACAACACACCGAAGGGGCAGGGCGCCCTGCTGTTCAAGAAACTCGCCGAGGAACGCCTGCCGGGCAAGGTGAAGGTCGAGGTCTACCCCAACTCCTCGCTGTTCGGCGACGGTAAGGAAATGGAGGCGCTGCTGCTCGGCGATGTGCACATGCTGGCGCCGTCGCTGGCCAAGTTCGAGCATTACGCCAAGGCCATCCAGATCTATGACCTGCCGTTCCTGTTCGACGACCTGGCGGCAGCCGATCGTTTTCAGAGCGGCCCGCAGGGCAAGGCACTGCTGCGCGCGATGGAGGACAAGAACATCACCGGCCTGGCCTACTGGCACAACGGAATGAAGCAGCTTTCGGCGAACAAGCCGCTGCGCGAGCCGAAGGATGCCCGCGGGCTGAAGTTCCGCGTACAGGCCTCGGCAGTGCTCGACGAGCAGTTCAAGGCAGTGCGCGCCAACCCGCGCAAGATGAGCTTCGCCGAGGTCTACCAGGGTTTGCAGACCGGCGTGGTCAACGGCACCGAGAACACCTGGTCGAACTACGAAAGCCAGAAGGTGCACGAGGTGCAGCCTTACATGACCGCCTCCGACCACGGCCTGATCGACTACATGGTGATCACCAACACCAAGTTCTGGAACGGCCTGCCGGAAGATGTGCGCGGCGAACTGGAAACGATCATGGAAGAGGTCACCGCCGAGGTGAACCGCCAGGCAGACGACCTCAACCAGCAGGCGCGCCAGGCCATCGCCGCCTCCGGCAAGACCGAGATCATCGAGCTGACCCCCGAGCAGCGCGCCCAGTGGCGCGAGGCGATGAAACCGGTGTGGAAGAAGTTCCAGAACGACATCGGCGCCGAGCTGATCGAAGCGGCGCAGGCGGCCAACCGCTCCTGA
- a CDS encoding HpcH/HpaI aldolase/citrate lyase family protein, with the protein MNSSIIRSALFVPATRPERIPKALASGADVVIVDLEDAVAENLKAEARGNLDAFLAANPAARLLVRINAPTHAEQAADLALCARHAGVAGVLLPKVESAVQVALAASCGKPVWPIVESARGLANLAEIAHAQGVERLSFGALDLGLDLGLANGTTGAERMLDQARYALLLQSRLAGLAAPLDSVFPDIKNLEGLARAAADARDMGFGGLLCIHPSQVVVVHETLMPSAAELDWAQRILAAGASGDGVFVVDGQMVDAPVIGRARRLLQRAGQAVP; encoded by the coding sequence ATGAACTCATCGATCATCCGTAGCGCGCTGTTCGTCCCGGCGACCCGCCCGGAACGCATTCCCAAGGCACTGGCGAGCGGCGCCGACGTGGTCATCGTCGACCTCGAGGATGCGGTCGCGGAGAACCTTAAGGCAGAGGCGAGGGGCAACCTCGATGCCTTCCTCGCGGCCAACCCGGCGGCGCGCCTGCTGGTGCGCATCAACGCGCCAACCCATGCCGAGCAGGCCGCCGACCTGGCGCTCTGTGCCCGTCATGCCGGCGTCGCCGGCGTGCTGCTGCCGAAGGTCGAAAGCGCGGTGCAGGTTGCGCTGGCGGCCAGCTGCGGCAAGCCGGTCTGGCCAATCGTCGAAAGTGCCCGCGGGCTGGCCAATCTGGCGGAAATTGCCCACGCCCAGGGTGTCGAGCGGCTGTCCTTCGGCGCGCTGGACCTGGGCCTCGATCTCGGCCTGGCCAATGGCACCACCGGCGCCGAGCGCATGCTTGACCAGGCACGCTATGCGCTGCTGCTGCAGTCGCGATTGGCCGGGCTGGCAGCACCGCTGGACAGCGTCTTTCCCGACATCAAGAACCTCGAAGGCCTCGCCCGTGCCGCTGCCGACGCGCGTGACATGGGCTTTGGCGGCCTGCTGTGCATCCACCCGAGCCAGGTGGTCGTGGTGCACGAAACCCTGATGCCCAGTGCCGCGGAACTGGACTGGGCGCAACGCATCCTCGCCGCCGGAGCTTCCGGCGATGGGGTATTCGTGGTGGACGGACAGATGGTCGACGCCCCCGTCATCGGCCGTGCCCGTCGCCTGCTGCAACGTGCCGGACAAGCGGTGCCCTGA
- a CDS encoding FkbM family methyltransferase has translation MSFVSYAQNFEDVMLWRALKHVKNGFYIDIGAQHPVVDSVSLAFYEHGWRGVHVEPTLQYSSLLRAARPDESVFQLAIGNQSQQLTFFEFEDTGLSTADAEVARKHQERGFKCRETLVPILSLDALLQQVDARDIHWLKVDVEGLEKEVLESWQSSSKLPWVVVVESTCPMSQEKSHQEWEALLLAKGYSYVYFDGLNRFYVSPEHSELTEAFDTPPNVFDGFVLSGTASQPFYSLVSSRARQAEVRAEEAEARSKQAEVRAEEAEARSKQAEVRAEEAEARSKQAEVRAEEAEARSKQAEVRAEEAETKAQHAESNVHALLYSTSWRVTGPLRLASQLSHRLLSAVRERRVIGGLKRRLHPVIFRSGHWVMHNPRLKKSALSLLNRMPQLKVRLRRIILGPSPVSTADWSASTQSAGSPMSPRTARLYMELKNAIDSRQN, from the coding sequence ATGAGTTTCGTTTCCTACGCACAGAATTTTGAAGATGTCATGCTCTGGCGTGCGCTAAAGCATGTCAAAAATGGCTTTTATATCGATATCGGTGCCCAGCATCCGGTAGTCGATTCGGTTAGCCTCGCATTTTATGAGCACGGCTGGCGTGGCGTGCATGTAGAGCCGACCTTGCAGTACTCTTCCCTGCTGCGAGCAGCGCGCCCGGACGAGTCAGTGTTCCAGTTGGCAATCGGCAATCAGAGCCAACAGTTGACGTTTTTCGAGTTCGAGGATACCGGCCTTTCGACGGCGGATGCCGAAGTAGCACGCAAGCACCAAGAGCGCGGATTCAAGTGCCGGGAAACTTTGGTTCCTATCTTGTCTCTTGATGCCCTGCTTCAGCAAGTTGACGCCCGGGATATTCATTGGCTCAAAGTTGATGTTGAGGGGCTGGAAAAAGAAGTGCTGGAGAGTTGGCAGAGCTCCTCCAAACTTCCGTGGGTGGTTGTAGTCGAAAGCACCTGCCCCATGAGTCAAGAGAAAAGCCACCAGGAGTGGGAGGCTCTGCTCTTGGCGAAGGGCTACAGCTACGTCTATTTCGACGGCCTGAACCGATTTTATGTTTCGCCGGAGCACTCTGAACTCACCGAGGCATTTGATACGCCGCCAAATGTCTTCGATGGCTTTGTTCTGAGTGGAACTGCTTCCCAACCCTTTTACAGCCTGGTCAGTTCAAGAGCCCGGCAAGCCGAGGTCAGAGCTGAGGAGGCCGAAGCCAGGTCCAAGCAAGCCGAGGTCAGAGCTGAGGAGGCCGAAGCCAGGTCCAAGCAAGCCGAGGTCAGAGCTGAGGAGGCCGAAGCCAGGTCCAAGCAAGCCGAGGTCAGAGCTGAGGAGGCCGAAGCCAGGTCCAAGCAAGCCGAGGTCAGAGCTGAGGAAGCCGAAACCAAGGCTCAGCATGCCGAGTCCAATGTTCACGCGCTCCTGTACAGCACGTCTTGGCGAGTAACCGGCCCCTTGCGCCTGGCGAGCCAACTCAGCCATCGCCTCTTGTCTGCGGTTCGCGAGCGCAGAGTCATCGGCGGCCTGAAGCGACGGCTACATCCCGTCATCTTCCGCTCCGGGCATTGGGTCATGCACAACCCCAGACTCAAAAAGTCCGCCCTCTCGCTGCTCAACCGGATGCCCCAGCTGAAAGTGCGCTTGCGCCGCATCATCCTCGGTCCGAGCCCCGTCTCGACAGCAGACTGGTCCGCATCCACTCAGAGCGCAGGAAGCCCCATGTCTCCGAGAACAGCGCGGCTCTACATGGAACTCAAGAACGCGATTGATTCGAGGCAAAATTGA
- a CDS encoding ABC transporter ATP-binding protein codes for MGTISVSNLGKAYKQYPTRWSRLAEWITPGHRPRHSLKWVLQGISFTVNPGEAVGIIGINGAGKSTLLKMITGTTQPTTGEVRMAGRVAALLELGMGFHPDFTGRQNAFMAGQLLGYSVDEIAHLMPEIEAFAEIGDYLDQPVRVYSSGMQVRLAFSVATVIRPDILIIDEALSVGDAYFQHKSFERIREFRKQGTTLLIVSHDKQAIQSICDRAILLNAGRLAMEGEPEAVMDYYNALLAGHQNQTVKQEATADGKVQTISGTGEAVVTDIALLDANGQRVEMVDVGQSVTLQIQVRTHAPIGRLVLGYGIKDRLGQVIYGTNTDLKKQVLNDVPADSSIRFDIAFPANLGPGTYSVQTALVSTDTHLVNNYEWRDLALLFNVVNINKPHFAGVAWLDPNIEITRT; via the coding sequence ATGGGCACTATCTCCGTTTCCAACCTCGGCAAGGCTTACAAGCAGTATCCCACCCGTTGGTCGCGTCTGGCTGAATGGATCACGCCCGGGCACCGGCCACGCCATAGTCTCAAGTGGGTGCTGCAAGGCATCAGTTTCACGGTCAATCCCGGCGAAGCGGTGGGCATCATTGGCATCAATGGCGCGGGTAAGAGCACCCTGCTCAAGATGATCACCGGCACCACCCAGCCCACCACCGGCGAGGTCAGGATGGCAGGCCGGGTTGCGGCCCTGCTCGAGCTGGGCATGGGCTTTCACCCCGACTTCACCGGGCGGCAGAATGCCTTCATGGCCGGCCAGCTGCTGGGTTACAGCGTGGACGAGATTGCCCACCTCATGCCGGAAATCGAGGCCTTCGCCGAAATCGGCGATTACCTCGATCAGCCGGTCAGGGTCTACTCCAGTGGCATGCAGGTGCGTCTGGCGTTCAGCGTGGCAACGGTCATTCGCCCCGATATCCTGATCATCGACGAAGCCCTCTCGGTGGGTGATGCCTACTTTCAGCACAAAAGTTTCGAGCGCATCCGCGAATTCCGCAAGCAGGGCACCACCCTGCTGATCGTCTCCCACGACAAGCAGGCGATCCAGTCCATCTGCGACCGTGCAATCCTCCTGAACGCCGGCAGGCTAGCCATGGAAGGTGAGCCCGAGGCGGTGATGGATTATTACAACGCCCTGTTGGCCGGCCACCAGAACCAGACCGTCAAGCAGGAAGCCACGGCTGACGGCAAGGTTCAGACCATTTCGGGGACTGGCGAGGCTGTGGTCACCGATATTGCTTTGCTGGATGCCAACGGGCAGCGCGTTGAAATGGTCGATGTCGGTCAGTCCGTGACGCTGCAGATCCAAGTCAGGACCCATGCACCTATTGGGCGACTGGTGCTGGGGTACGGCATCAAAGATCGGCTTGGACAGGTTATCTACGGAACCAACACCGACCTCAAGAAGCAGGTACTCAACGACGTGCCGGCGGACAGCAGCATTCGTTTCGATATCGCCTTCCCGGCGAATCTGGGGCCTGGTACCTATTCGGTGCAGACGGCCCTTGTCAGCACGGACACGCACTTGGTCAACAATTACGAGTGGCGTGATCTGGCCTTGCTGTTCAATGTGGTCAATATCAACAAGCCGCATTTTGCGGGGGTTGCCTGGCTCGATCCGAATATTGAGATTACCCGAACATGA
- a CDS encoding ABC transporter permease, whose protein sequence is MIGAASSLWRYRGFVLGSIKREFQSKYRNSLLGAAWTVINPLAMILVYTVIFAEVMRAKLPGVENTFGYSIYLCAGVLTWGLFAEITGRAQNVFLENANLLKKLSFPRLCLPVVVVANAALNFVIIFGLFTAFLLVSGNFPGLPFLAVLPLLALLVAFAIGLGITLGVLNVFFRDVGQFFGIFLTFWFWLTPIVYPASILPEGLKGLMAFNPMAPLVGGFQQVLVHHQWPEWQGLWLVTLLAIALCLIGMGLFRRHAGEMVDEL, encoded by the coding sequence ATGATCGGAGCCGCCTCCAGCCTATGGCGTTATCGGGGTTTTGTTTTGGGGAGCATCAAGCGCGAGTTTCAATCCAAGTACCGGAACTCCTTGCTTGGCGCTGCCTGGACGGTGATCAATCCACTGGCGATGATCCTGGTCTATACAGTGATTTTCGCCGAAGTGATGAGAGCCAAGTTGCCGGGAGTGGAGAACACGTTCGGCTATAGCATCTACCTTTGCGCAGGTGTGCTGACCTGGGGGCTTTTTGCCGAGATTACCGGGCGTGCCCAGAACGTATTTCTCGAAAATGCCAACTTGCTAAAAAAGCTCAGCTTTCCAAGGCTGTGTCTGCCGGTGGTCGTGGTCGCCAACGCCGCGTTGAACTTCGTCATCATCTTTGGCCTGTTTACCGCGTTCCTGCTGGTATCCGGGAACTTCCCTGGCCTGCCGTTCCTGGCCGTACTGCCATTGCTTGCCTTGCTGGTGGCTTTCGCCATCGGGCTTGGCATCACCCTCGGCGTGCTCAACGTGTTCTTCCGGGATGTCGGACAGTTTTTCGGGATCTTCCTCACCTTCTGGTTCTGGCTGACTCCGATCGTCTATCCCGCCAGCATCCTGCCGGAGGGGCTGAAAGGATTGATGGCGTTCAATCCCATGGCGCCGCTGGTCGGCGGGTTCCAGCAGGTTCTGGTCCACCATCAGTGGCCGGAGTGGCAGGGCTTGTGGCTGGTCACCTTGCTGGCCATCGCCCTCTGTCTGATCGGCATGGGGCTTTTCCGTCGCCATGCCGGCGAAATGGTGGATGAACTCTAA